A genomic window from Anthocerotibacter panamensis C109 includes:
- a CDS encoding eCIS core domain-containing protein, protein MEFTRVQRALAQADLIQTKKKPSLTPSMQAQSALPEAEQAILPYTPLPADFLTNHPLKPGEPVSGEHRLSPIQIPSVSAEAQRQMSATEMPVYRSLTDDWRTNNPFKSVPGEPVSGQRRLSPIQTKLTVGQPGDAYEQEADRVAAQVVSQINAPQPSQQVQREELPEEELQMKPMAGIIQREELPEEELQMKPMAGIIQREELPEEELQMKPMAGIIQREELPEEELQMKPMAGIIQREELPEEELQMKPMLQRQGEQATAPADVEGMIQQARGGGQGIADTVRGPLEQAFGADFSGVRVHTDSQSDSLNQSLQARAFTTGQDIFFRQGEYNPGNTGGQELLAHELTHVIQQTGRVQRQIYPQSAPTNTESLIQRDVDRRTDRRTDRRIERDRRERRPSGGRGSSGGSHLDYDWAGRAILERYLTGGGDWTIVNDSRWSDYMKANALLTTQLRQRMLDKVRFVAAASGTYIPINDTFPMAIENGEGIVGYQYLHGTNASVGDFNIQGHARIDRDQHGNKTIRFTTAYTWNDIIDPNPQYATDQWKSQIAEVITLGHAQAYNIHLRWIENCTVRLDASGAIVQTEGWPLR, encoded by the coding sequence ATGGAATTCACGAGGGTACAACGAGCTTTAGCCCAGGCAGACTTGATTCAGACCAAGAAAAAACCCTCGCTCACGCCTTCCATGCAGGCTCAAAGCGCTCTCCCAGAGGCTGAACAGGCCATCCTCCCCTATACCCCGCTACCCGCCGATTTCCTCACCAATCACCCTCTGAAGCCCGGTGAGCCCGTGTCCGGTGAGCACAGACTATCCCCCATCCAGATTCCATCTGTCAGTGCGGAAGCCCAACGGCAGATGTCCGCCACAGAGATGCCCGTCTACCGCTCGCTAACCGACGATTGGCGCACCAATAACCCTTTTAAGTCAGTGCCCGGTGAGCCCGTGTCCGGTCAGCGTAGACTATCCCCCATCCAGACCAAACTCACGGTCGGTCAACCGGGAGATGCTTATGAACAGGAGGCTGACCGGGTAGCCGCACAGGTGGTCAGCCAGATTAACGCTCCACAACCCAGTCAACAGGTTCAGCGCGAGGAGTTGCCCGAGGAAGAACTCCAGATGAAACCAATGGCGGGGATTATCCAACGGGAGGAGTTGCCCGAGGAAGAACTCCAGATGAAACCGATGGCAGGGATTATCCAACGGGAGGAGTTGCCCGAGGAAGAACTCCAGATGAAACCGATGGCAGGGATTATCCAACGGGAGGAGTTGCCTGAAGAAGAACTCCAAATGAAACCAATGGCAGGGATTATCCAACGGGAGGAGTTGCCCGAGGAAGAACTCCAAATGAAACCGATGCTCCAGCGGCAGGGTGAGCAGGCGACCGCGCCCGCCGATGTCGAAGGGATGATCCAGCAGGCCCGAGGCGGCGGGCAGGGGATAGCCGATACGGTGCGCGGACCGCTAGAGCAAGCCTTTGGGGCTGATTTCAGCGGAGTGCGGGTCCACACGGATAGCCAGTCCGACAGCCTCAACCAATCTTTGCAAGCACGCGCGTTCACCACTGGTCAGGATATCTTTTTCCGTCAGGGGGAGTACAACCCCGGCAACACGGGTGGTCAAGAATTATTGGCCCATGAACTGACCCATGTCATTCAGCAGACCGGCAGAGTCCAGAGGCAAATCTATCCTCAATCCGCTCCCACTAACACCGAATCCCTGATCCAGCGAGATGTTGATCGTCGTACTGACCGCCGTACTGACCGGAGGATAGAACGTGACCGCCGGGAGCGCAGACCGTCGGGGGGGAGAGGTTCCAGCGGGGGGAGCCACCTGGATTACGATTGGGCGGGACGCGCCATCCTCGAACGCTACCTCACCGGGGGCGGGGATTGGACTATCGTCAATGATTCCCGTTGGTCTGATTACATGAAGGCCAATGCCCTGCTGACCACCCAGCTTAGGCAACGGATGCTGGATAAGGTCCGTTTCGTAGCAGCTGCCTCTGGCACCTATATCCCGATCAACGATACCTTTCCGATGGCGATTGAGAATGGAGAGGGCATTGTTGGTTACCAATATCTACACGGGACTAACGCTTCGGTCGGGGATTTCAATATTCAGGGACATGCCAGAATCGACCGCGATCAGCATGGCAACAAGACGATCCGGTTCACCACCGCCTACACATGGAACGATATCATCGATCCCAATCCTCAGTACGCAACGGATCAGTGGAAGAGCCAAATTGCCGAGGTCATCACTCTTGGTCATGCGCAAGCCTACAACATTCACCTTCGCTGGATCGAGAACTGCACAGTACGACTTGATGCAAGTGGTGCTATCGTCCAGACTGAGGGATGGCCGCTGCGATGA
- a CDS encoding DUF4431 domain-containing protein: MEELVIEYRSAKVFQPGKPKTIQKICFVELLSRYFFCLLFMSVAAKPLAARTCFSYNTVKVNLSGEVKKKVFPGPPNYQDIGSGDTLEEVWLLKLREPICTQASRKDELSEAENGVYSIQMVLVKSQYRKYKKLIKKPIIATGTLFHGYTGHHHTKVLIKVENIFLEK, encoded by the coding sequence ATGGAAGAGCTTGTAATAGAGTACAGGAGTGCTAAAGTTTTTCAGCCTGGAAAACCTAAAACAATACAAAAAATTTGCTTTGTAGAGCTACTTTCAAGATACTTTTTTTGTTTGCTCTTTATGTCTGTAGCTGCTAAGCCATTGGCAGCAAGAACTTGCTTTTCCTATAACACTGTAAAGGTAAATCTTTCTGGTGAGGTGAAAAAGAAAGTTTTTCCGGGGCCACCCAATTATCAAGATATAGGAAGTGGTGATACATTAGAAGAAGTATGGCTTCTTAAACTTAGAGAACCAATCTGTACACAGGCAAGTCGTAAAGATGAACTATCTGAAGCAGAAAATGGAGTTTATTCTATACAAATGGTTTTGGTGAAAAGTCAATATAGAAAATACAAAAAACTTATAAAGAAACCAATAATTGCAACCGGGACTCTTTTCCATGGCTATACAGGTCACCATCATACAAAGGTTTTGATTAAAGTAGAAAATATATTTCTTGAGAAGTAA
- a CDS encoding PP2C family protein-serine/threonine phosphatase, producing the protein MVGTTHPGNRANNEDTYTYDTQGRYGIVCDGMGGHEGGEVASALALTSLKEYLAYLFAPRPEQPLTALQMRQGLAEAVYRANQQLVNRNQSERRSRYQQMGTTVVAYCLTGSLLHIAHVGDSRIYLINQSHCQQLTVDDDVANLEVSLAHTTTTASSYLTNGGALTQALGVTATQSLLPTVQTFVLPEDCLLLLCSDGLCDGSLIERTWQTALRPLLEGDLAGSTQELLDLALRELGHDNITFILVRYTPPAAPARSTTNLED; encoded by the coding sequence ATAGTCGGCACCACCCATCCCGGCAACCGCGCCAACAACGAGGACACCTACACCTATGACACCCAGGGCCGCTATGGAATTGTCTGTGATGGCATGGGTGGTCATGAAGGCGGAGAAGTGGCGAGCGCCCTGGCCTTGACCAGTCTCAAGGAATATTTGGCTTATCTCTTTGCGCCCCGCCCCGAGCAACCCTTGACAGCGCTCCAGATGCGCCAAGGCTTAGCCGAGGCTGTCTATCGGGCGAATCAGCAATTGGTCAATCGCAACCAAAGCGAGCGACGCAGCCGCTACCAACAAATGGGGACTACGGTTGTCGCCTATTGTCTAACGGGCTCTCTGTTGCACATCGCCCATGTCGGGGACAGCCGAATTTACCTCATCAACCAAAGCCATTGCCAGCAATTGACTGTGGACGACGATGTAGCCAATTTAGAGGTCAGTCTGGCGCACACCACCACCACCGCGAGTAGTTATTTGACCAACGGCGGAGCCTTAACCCAGGCTTTGGGCGTGACGGCGACTCAGTCGCTCCTGCCCACGGTGCAGACGTTTGTGCTGCCCGAGGACTGTCTGCTGTTGCTGTGTAGTGATGGCCTCTGCGATGGATCGTTGATCGAGCGTACTTGGCAGACGGCTCTGCGCCCGCTCCTGGAAGGGGATCTAGCCGGGAGCACCCAAGAGCTTTTGGATCTGGCTCTGCGCGAATTGGGCCACGACAACATCACTTTTATCCTGGTCCGCTACACTCCACCCGCCGCTCCCGCTCGCAGCACCACGAATCTCGAAGATTGA
- a CDS encoding tetratricopeptide repeat protein, translating to MKKLFLMLTLSALAFPTLAQTTDALVMLKFHESLAANYLAQGNSSSALEEFNTVIELDPSLARAYIGRADANRLLNHREEAIEDYKTAIKLYATHQTANFESKIAQYQLDKLLNESSTK from the coding sequence ATGAAGAAATTGTTCTTGATGCTGACTCTTTCAGCTTTGGCTTTTCCCACTCTTGCTCAGACTACAGATGCCCTCGTCATGCTCAAATTCCATGAAAGCCTTGCCGCAAATTATCTGGCTCAGGGTAATTCTTCTAGCGCTTTAGAAGAGTTCAATACAGTTATCGAGCTCGATCCTTCCTTGGCCAGAGCATACATAGGGCGTGCCGATGCTAACAGGCTTCTAAACCATCGTGAAGAAGCTATCGAAGACTACAAAACTGCCATTAAACTTTATGCAACTCACCAAACTGCAAACTTTGAGTCAAAGATTGCACAATACCAACTGGACAAGCTGCTGAACGAATCTTCAACCAAGTAG
- a CDS encoding eCIS core domain-containing protein, translating to MEFTRVQRALAQTDLIQTKKKPSLTPSMQAQSALPEAEQAILPYTPLPADFLTNHPLKPGEPVSGEHRLSPIQTKLTVGQPGDAYEQEADRVAAQVVSQINAPQPSQQVQREELPEEELQMKPMAGIIQREELPEEELQMKPMAGIIQREELPEEELQMKPMLQRQGEQATAPADVEGMIQQARGGGQGIADTVRGPLEQAFGADFSGVRVHTDSQSDSLNQSLQARAFTTGQDIFFRQGEYNPGNTGGQELLAHELTHVIQQTGSVQRQVGYPERRKS from the coding sequence ATGGAATTCACGAGGGTACAACGAGCTTTAGCCCAGACAGACTTGATTCAGACCAAGAAAAAACCCTCGCTCACGCCTTCCATGCAGGCTCAAAGCGCTCTCCCAGAGGCTGAACAGGCCATCCTCCCCTATACCCCGCTACCCGCCGATTTCCTCACCAATCACCCTCTGAAGCCCGGTGAGCCCGTGTCCGGTGAGCACAGACTATCCCCCATCCAGACCAAACTCACGGTCGGTCAACCGGGAGATGCTTATGAACAGGAGGCTGACCGGGTAGCCGCACAGGTGGTCAGCCAGATTAACGCTCCACAACCCAGTCAACAGGTTCAGCGCGAGGAGTTGCCTGAAGAAGAACTCCAGATGAAACCGATGGCAGGGATTATCCAACGGGAGGAGTTGCCCGAGGAAGAACTCCAAATGAAACCGATGGCAGGGATTATCCAACGGGAGGAGTTGCCCGAGGAAGAACTCCAGATGAAACCGATGCTCCAGCGGCAGGGTGAGCAGGCGACCGCGCCCGCCGATGTCGAAGGGATGATCCAGCAGGCCCGAGGCGGCGGGCAGGGGATAGCCGATACGGTGCGCGGACCGCTAGAGCAAGCCTTTGGGGCTGATTTCAGCGGAGTGCGGGTCCACACGGATAGCCAGTCCGACAGCCTCAACCAATCTTTGCAAGCACGCGCGTTCACCACTGGTCAGGATATCTTTTTCCGTCAGGGGGAGTACAACCCCGGCAACACGGGTGGTCAAGAATTATTGGCCCATGAACTGACCCATGTCATTCAGCAGACGGGTAGCGTACAGCGCCAAGTGGGTTACCCAGAAAGGAGGAAGTCATGA
- a CDS encoding acyl-CoA thioesterase, with the protein MSQRQTFPIKVYYADTDSAGIVYYANYMRWMEMARCEFLEHLGTDVPGIQAGGVVVVVARAGLTYHKPGRFGDRLELVVWTSEVTGLSFKFNYQFLRPEAHGSTLLVEAHTLMVCVDSTDFRLLPVPRVLLPLLEQSALP; encoded by the coding sequence TTGAGCCAGCGTCAAACCTTTCCTATCAAGGTCTACTACGCCGACACGGACAGTGCGGGCATCGTCTACTACGCCAACTACATGCGCTGGATGGAGATGGCCCGCTGCGAGTTTTTGGAGCACCTGGGGACTGATGTACCGGGGATACAGGCCGGTGGGGTCGTGGTGGTAGTGGCGCGAGCAGGATTGACTTACCACAAGCCGGGACGCTTTGGGGACCGCCTAGAACTGGTGGTCTGGACCTCGGAGGTGACCGGGTTGAGTTTCAAATTTAACTATCAGTTCTTGCGCCCGGAGGCGCATGGTTCGACGCTTTTAGTGGAGGCACACACGCTTATGGTCTGTGTCGATAGCACCGACTTTCGCCTGTTGCCGGTGCCGCGCGTGCTCTTGCCCCTTTTGGAGCAGAGTGCGCTACCGTGA
- the argB gene encoding acetylglutamate kinase, translating into MENDEQTPLAIVSPAERVRVLVEALPHVQKFAGKTMVIKYGGAAMADPNMPSTVLRDIVFLSSLGIKPVVVHGGGPEINYWLDRLDIPTKFVGGLRVTDSSTMDVVEMVLTGRVNKQLVQLINQAGGNAVGICGRDGLTLTARPYVSTSAQPDIGFVGDIARVNPALLLSLIQGSYIPVLSTVASDESGQAYNINADTAAGEIAAALEAEKLILLTDTPGLLKDRNDPKSLVEHLDLKTARELIASGVVSGGMIPKLQCCIRAIAQGVRAAHILDGRLLHSLLLEICTDTGIGTMIVSSH; encoded by the coding sequence GTGGAAAATGATGAACAAACCCCTCTAGCTATCGTCTCTCCTGCCGAACGGGTCCGGGTCCTTGTTGAAGCTCTGCCCCATGTCCAGAAATTTGCCGGCAAGACGATGGTTATTAAGTATGGTGGGGCTGCGATGGCTGACCCCAACATGCCTTCAACTGTGCTCCGAGACATTGTATTTTTGTCCTCCTTGGGGATAAAACCGGTAGTCGTGCACGGAGGCGGACCTGAAATCAACTATTGGCTTGACCGCTTGGACATCCCGACCAAGTTTGTAGGTGGGCTAAGAGTCACGGACAGTTCGACCATGGATGTAGTGGAGATGGTCCTCACCGGTCGGGTCAACAAGCAACTCGTCCAACTCATCAATCAGGCAGGCGGGAACGCCGTGGGCATCTGTGGGCGCGATGGGCTCACCCTCACCGCCCGTCCCTATGTCTCAACGAGCGCCCAACCGGATATTGGTTTTGTAGGAGATATTGCTCGGGTCAATCCCGCCTTGTTACTCTCTTTAATTCAAGGAAGCTATATCCCGGTCCTCTCCACGGTGGCTTCTGATGAATCAGGACAGGCTTACAATATCAACGCGGACACAGCAGCAGGTGAAATTGCGGCAGCTTTGGAGGCAGAAAAGTTGATTCTCCTCACCGACACACCGGGGCTGCTCAAAGACCGCAACGACCCCAAGTCCTTGGTCGAGCACTTGGACCTAAAAACAGCCCGTGAACTCATTGCCTCGGGGGTGGTGAGCGGGGGGATGATCCCCAAGCTCCAGTGCTGTATCCGGGCCATTGCTCAGGGGGTCAGGGCTGCTCATATCCTAGATGGGCGTCTTCTACACAGCCTGTTATTAGAAATTTGCACCGACACGGGCATCGGCACGATGATTGTTTCTTCCCATTAG
- a CDS encoding DnaJ domain-containing protein: protein MERFTDAIQSPFLAQGLAQFGADYYAVLGVPMDAPLTEIRKSYRNIARLLHPDRFGRDAEGKEEAEQILARLVNPAFEVLSADSQRRDYDKLVRAWAERVKDRPEAVPVYPQLALMQQALTLSELQTFYRQAIAQQGPGVYKDKTDLVRLVIANELSIFNLGYALVYCRVGSSEGFGAPQPAPPTPPKSQSPAPPPKSQSPAPIQPRSQQTEAKEVKGASFANSHFERGKMFFEHRRYREAVQSLKEAVRISPENATYHSYLGQAYLRQGLPGMAKAEFTQALVLDPTDSIARRELNKGSAAGAPPPKSGSDQSTTKGKATSKPKRTLPQEENKKEGIKGALEDLWKMMNKPL from the coding sequence TTGGAACGGTTTACAGACGCAATCCAGTCTCCTTTCCTCGCCCAAGGGCTAGCCCAATTCGGAGCGGATTACTATGCGGTCTTAGGCGTGCCCATGGACGCTCCACTGACCGAAATCCGCAAGAGCTATCGCAATATCGCCCGTCTTTTGCACCCTGACCGCTTTGGGCGGGATGCTGAAGGTAAAGAAGAGGCAGAACAGATCCTGGCGCGTCTGGTCAACCCAGCTTTTGAAGTCCTCAGTGCCGACAGTCAGCGGCGCGACTATGACAAACTGGTCCGCGCTTGGGCCGAGCGAGTCAAAGACCGCCCGGAAGCCGTGCCGGTCTATCCCCAGCTTGCCCTGATGCAGCAGGCACTCACCCTCTCTGAGTTGCAGACCTTTTATCGACAGGCCATTGCCCAACAGGGTCCAGGGGTCTATAAGGACAAAACAGACCTAGTGCGCTTGGTCATCGCTAACGAACTGAGTATCTTCAATTTGGGCTATGCCCTAGTCTATTGCCGGGTCGGCAGTAGTGAGGGCTTCGGGGCACCACAACCCGCCCCGCCCACCCCGCCCAAGAGCCAATCCCCTGCCCCCCCGCCCAAAAGCCAATCCCCTGCCCCCATCCAGCCGCGCTCCCAACAAACGGAGGCCAAGGAAGTCAAGGGCGCAAGTTTTGCCAACTCCCATTTTGAGCGGGGTAAGATGTTCTTTGAGCACCGCCGCTACCGTGAAGCCGTCCAATCGCTCAAAGAAGCCGTGCGCATCTCCCCAGAAAATGCCACCTACCACAGTTATCTGGGCCAAGCCTACCTGCGCCAGGGACTCCCCGGTATGGCTAAAGCGGAATTCACCCAAGCGCTTGTACTGGATCCCACCGACAGTATCGCCCGCCGGGAGTTGAATAAAGGTTCGGCGGCGGGCGCTCCTCCTCCCAAGTCCGGCAGCGACCAGAGTACGACTAAGGGCAAAGCGACCAGCAAACCCAAACGTACGCTTCCTCAAGAAGAAAACAAAAAAGAAGGAATTAAAGGAGCCCTAGAGGACCTGTGGAAAATGATGAACAAACCCCTCTAG
- a CDS encoding ABC transporter substrate-binding protein, translated as MRRRTLLGVFLAQAGVAQAQTDSAWAQVQKRGVLRVAADPTLGLPYFTRTKSGYAGFEWEILQALARQLGVEVRVTEVLWVQERPVLVRGGVDALFNAQEAPDLKGLPILTTLPYYTTSQAIIAPKSSGIAGLTELVGNRVGVRTGSGGAALVDAYNLYKSRGIRPFTAQGNEELLERLERGQLDALVLDTPLARQLVRSSSLKIWEDSLLPIPVVGVVRREEPALKNALDRALYGIAQAGTLELILRRWQLWNGLQTQSSLLSSPKG; from the coding sequence GTGCGACGACGGACTTTGCTCGGAGTATTCCTAGCGCAAGCAGGGGTAGCCCAGGCCCAAACCGATTCGGCTTGGGCGCAGGTACAAAAGCGGGGAGTGCTCAGAGTGGCGGCAGACCCCACCTTGGGCTTGCCCTACTTCACCCGCACTAAGAGCGGTTATGCAGGCTTTGAGTGGGAAATTCTCCAGGCACTGGCGCGACAGCTAGGGGTCGAAGTCCGGGTCACCGAAGTCCTGTGGGTCCAGGAGCGCCCGGTGCTGGTCCGCGGTGGGGTAGATGCCCTCTTTAATGCCCAGGAAGCCCCGGATCTCAAGGGATTACCCATACTCACCACCCTGCCTTACTACACGACGAGTCAGGCCATTATCGCTCCCAAAAGTAGTGGAATCGCGGGCCTGACCGAGCTGGTCGGCAATCGGGTGGGAGTCCGCACAGGCAGTGGCGGAGCAGCCCTTGTGGACGCCTACAACCTCTATAAATCTCGGGGCATCCGCCCTTTCACCGCGCAGGGGAACGAGGAGTTGCTGGAGCGGTTGGAGCGCGGTCAACTCGATGCTCTGGTGCTGGATACTCCCCTCGCCCGTCAGCTTGTGCGCAGTTCTAGCCTAAAGATCTGGGAGGATAGCCTCCTGCCAATTCCGGTGGTCGGGGTGGTCCGCCGTGAGGAACCCGCGCTGAAAAATGCCCTGGACCGGGCACTATACGGGATTGCACAAGCGGGTACACTAGAACTAATTCTCAGGAGATGGCAGCTTTGGAACGGTTTACAGACGCAATCCAGTCTCCTTTCCTCGCCCAAGGGCTAG
- a CDS encoding indolepyruvate ferredoxin oxidoreductase subunit alpha produces MPHTIVTEVCEGVADCVDACPVNCIDQGPGKNGKGTNWYWIDFATCIDCGICLQVCPVEGAILPEEKPDLQKMK; encoded by the coding sequence GTGCCTCATACCATTGTTACCGAAGTCTGCGAAGGAGTCGCCGATTGCGTAGACGCCTGCCCGGTAAACTGTATCGACCAGGGTCCGGGAAAGAACGGCAAAGGTACCAACTGGTACTGGATTGACTTCGCGACCTGCATCGACTGCGGCATTTGCCTCCAAGTCTGTCCGGTAGAGGGAGCCATCCTCCCGGAAGAGAAGCCGGACCTCCAAAAGATGAAGTGA
- a CDS encoding phosphoglycerate kinase — protein MAKKTLANLTADELQGKRVLVRVDFNVPLSAEGAITDDTRIRAALPTITHLTQAGAKVLLVSHLGRPKGADESQRLTPVAARLQELLGETLVVKAKDVIGPDVEAQVAALAPGQVLLLENVRFYKEEEKNTPEFAQKLSALADIYVNDAFGTAHRAHASTEGVTHFLSTSVAGFLLDKELQYLKGAVDQPQRPLVAIIGGSKVSSKIGVIEALLEKVDKLLLGGGMIFTFYKAQGLATGKSLVEEDKLDLARSLMAKAKERGVAFILPTDVVVADAFKPDANAQTVPVTAIPDGWMGLDIGPDAIQTFQGALADAKTVIWNGPMGVFEFPQFAVGTNAIAASLAKLTPGGAITIIGGGDSVAAVEQCGLASAMSHISTGGGASLELLEGKDLPGIVALNDL, from the coding sequence TTGGCTAAAAAAACTTTGGCTAACTTGACCGCAGATGAGCTTCAAGGCAAGCGCGTTTTAGTGCGGGTGGATTTTAACGTACCGCTCTCCGCCGAGGGAGCGATCACGGACGACACAAGGATTCGGGCGGCACTCCCTACGATTACCCATCTCACCCAAGCAGGAGCCAAAGTCCTCTTGGTGAGCCATTTGGGCCGTCCCAAGGGCGCGGATGAGTCTCAGCGGCTGACCCCGGTTGCTGCTCGTCTTCAGGAATTGCTCGGGGAGACCCTAGTGGTTAAGGCCAAGGATGTGATTGGTCCTGACGTAGAAGCTCAGGTGGCAGCCCTCGCTCCCGGACAGGTGCTCCTGTTGGAGAACGTCCGCTTCTATAAAGAAGAAGAGAAGAATACCCCCGAATTCGCCCAAAAACTCTCCGCTCTAGCCGATATCTATGTGAATGATGCCTTCGGGACAGCCCACCGCGCCCATGCCTCAACGGAAGGGGTGACCCACTTTTTGAGCACCTCCGTGGCGGGCTTCTTGCTCGACAAAGAGTTGCAATACCTCAAAGGTGCGGTGGATCAACCCCAACGACCCTTGGTTGCCATCATCGGTGGTTCCAAGGTCAGCTCCAAAATCGGCGTGATCGAAGCGCTCCTGGAGAAAGTGGACAAATTGCTCCTCGGCGGGGGCATGATCTTCACCTTCTATAAAGCACAGGGCCTTGCGACCGGGAAATCTTTGGTCGAAGAGGACAAGTTGGACCTCGCCCGGTCACTGATGGCTAAAGCCAAAGAGCGGGGGGTAGCATTCATCCTGCCCACGGATGTAGTGGTAGCGGATGCCTTCAAGCCCGATGCTAACGCTCAGACCGTCCCGGTCACGGCGATTCCCGACGGCTGGATGGGGCTCGATATCGGTCCTGATGCGATCCAGACCTTCCAAGGAGCACTTGCGGACGCCAAGACCGTGATCTGGAATGGTCCGATGGGGGTTTTCGAGTTTCCTCAGTTTGCTGTCGGCACCAATGCCATCGCCGCATCCCTGGCAAAACTCACGCCGGGAGGAGCCATCACCATCATCGGTGGCGGCGACTCGGTGGCAGCAGTAGAGCAGTGCGGCTTGGCTAGTGCCATGAGCCATATCTCGACGGGTGGTGGGGCTTCTTTGGAGTTGCTCGAAGGGAAGGATCTCCCTGGGATCGTAGCGCTCAACGACCTATAG